GAAATTGTTTGAGGTTGTGAAACACCGTGGCATTCCAGTCTTTACTTTTATGAACAAGCTGGACCGGGATGGACGTGAGCCACTGGATCTCTTGCAAGAATTGGAAGAAGTCTTGGGCATCGCGAGTTACCCAATGAACTGGCCGATCGGGATGGGGAAAGCCTTTGAGGGACTCTATGACCTTTATAACCAACGTTTGGAACTCTACAAAGGGGATGAACGTTTTGCTAGTCTAGAAGATGGAGACAAGCTTTTTGCTAACAACCCTTTCTACGAGCAAGTAAAAGACGATATCGAACTCTTGCAAGAAGCAGGAAATGACTTCTCAGAAGAAGCCATCCTTGCAGGTGAATTGACTCCCGTCTTCTTCGGATCCGCTTTGACGAACTTTGGAGTACAGACTTTCTTGGAAACCTTCCTCAAGTTTGCTCCGGAGCCACACGGCCACAAGAAGACAGATGGAGAACTTGTCGATCCTTATGACAAGGATTTCTCAGGCTTTGTCTTTAAAATTCAAGCTAATATGGATCCTCGTCACCGCGACCGGATCGCCTTTGTGCGGATCGTATCTGGCGAATTTGAGCGTGGCATGAGCGTCAACCTGCCTCGTACTGGTAAGGGCGCTAAGTTATCTAACGTGACTCAATTTATGGCCGAAAGCCGTGAAAATGTCAGCAATGCTGTAGCAGGAGACATCATCGGGGTTTACGATACGGGTACGTATCAGGTTGGAGACACGCTGACAGTTGGCAAAAACAAGTTCGAATTTGAACCACTGCCAACCTTTACCCCTGAAATCTTCATGAAGGTGTCTGCCAAGAACGTTATGAAGCAAAAATCCTTCCACAAAGGGATTGAGCAATTGGTGCAAGAAGGAGCTATTCAGCTCTACACCAACTACCAAACAGGTGAATACATGTTGGGTGCCGTTGGTCAATTGCAGTTTGAAGTCTTTAAGCACCGGATGGAAAATGAATACAATGCCGAAGTGGTCATGAGCCCAATGGGTAAAAAGACCGTTCGCTGGATCAAACCAGAAGACTTAGATGAGCGCATGTCTTCAAGCCGAAACATCTTGGCGAAGGACCGCTTTGACCAACCAGTCTTCCTCTTTGAAAATGACTTTGCCCTCCGTTGGTTTGCAGATAAGTATCCAGACGTTGAGCTGGAAGAAAAGATGGGGTAAGGAACGATTCAAAACCGATCCATAACAATAGAATAAGAAAACGGATAAGGTCCGTTTTCGCTTTTAAAGGAGAAATGATGGGATTATTAAGTGGTTTGATGGGCAATGCCTCTCAAAAAAATGTCGATAAAGTAGAAAGAGATCTGGAAGATATCTTGGTGCCGGGAGAGCAAGTGACACTTGCTTTTAGCTTGATTCGTGATTTAATCGTCTTTACAGAGTTTCGTTTGATCTTGGTGGATAAGCAAGGAGTAACAGGAAAGAAAACTTCCTACAAATCCCTTCCTTATCGCTCTATCTCTCGTTTTTCAGTGGAAACTTCTGGTCATTTTGATTTGGATGCCGAATTAAAAATCTGGGTCTCTTCTGCAGTCGAGCCTTCAGAAGTTTTACAATTCAAGAGTGACAGCAGCGTCATTGAAATCCAGCAAGCATTAGCCAGTGCAGTTTTTAAATAAAAATATCATTTTGATAGAGAACAGTTGAGAAAGGAGACGGAATGTTTATCGAAAAACAATTGGGTCAAGATCGGAAATGGATCAATATCGACTCGGATATGATTGCTGAAAACTCATATCTTTATAAAAAATACGAGATTGACAAAGAAACCATTGAGTACGCGATGGATAAGAACGAACGTGCCCATATGGATTATAATCGAGAAAACGGTACGATCACATTTATCTACAATGTATTGGATTTAGAAAAGGACAAGGAATACTACGAAACCATCCCTATGACCTTTATCGTTCAAGATACGCGACTCGTGACCATCAGTAACCAGGACAATGCCTATATCATTGAACAAATGGTTCGCTATTTGGAAAGCCATGGGGAGTTGTCGATCTATAAGTTGCTTTTTGCAGGTCTTGAAATGATCAGTAATGCTTATTATCCGATTATTGATCGCTTAGATAAGCACAAGGATGAACTCAATCGTTTGCTTCGAAAGACAACGACGACCAAGAATCTTTATGCCCTGTCTGACCTTGAGACCGGTATGGTCTATCTGGTCGCAGCAGCCAAGCAAAATCGGATGTTGCTAGAACATATTAAAGCGCATGCCATTTATCGCAGGATGAATGATGTTGAAAAAGAGCAGTTTGATGATGCCATGATCGAAGCGCGTCAGTTGGCTTCGATGACTGAGTTGATTTCCAATGTCTTGCAACAGTTGTCAGGATCTTACAACAATATCCTAAACAACAACTTGAATGACAACTTGACAACCCTAACCATCTTTGAAGCCTTGTTGGCGGTTTTAGCCGTTATCACCGGTTTCTTTGGAATGAATATCCCTCTTCCTATGACAAAGGATCCCAATGCTTGGATTTATGTATCCGTATGTAGCTTTATATTATGGCTCATTTTGGCAAAGGTTATGCGGTGGATTGTGAAACAAAGATAAAAAAGAGGCTTGGAGAAATCCGAGCCTCTTCGTATCTAGAATAATCTGAGAAATAGGAACCATCTAGACACCTGCCCTCCTCTCCAAAGAAGGGGCAGTGTGAATAGTTCATCGACTGTACAAAATCTTCTTGGAAATAGTAGGAGTAGATTTAATAGTACTGAGTGGTTCTAAATAAATCAGAACTTAGAATAAATCGTTGAATCAGATAAAATGATCCTATTTCTTTATACAGAAATATTTTAGATACTAACTGTATTATACATATTTATTTGTAAAAACGCAAGAACTACCAAAAAAAGTTTTTCCGAAGTTTTTATACTCCTATGATGAAGTATATGAAATGGTTACAAGAAGAAAACCAGTCCTGGAAAGGTTTAGGGGCGTTTTTATAATCTTAAGCTATCTAAGATTTTTTCCTAAAAAATAAAATTAGTCTCCTGTGACTATCATTTACCTCTTCATTGTGTTATACTAGATAAGTTGCAAACTTGTATGAGAGAAATGCTGGGGAGATGGAACAATTAGAAAAGGAATGTTGGTCAATCTCCCACAAGGAGGATCTTGGTGTCTTTTCGTTTGGAAAACGACTTTAATCAACCATATCCGCTAGTGCGAAAACATTTTTCGCAGAAGGGAATTCCATAAAAAAACGATTGGGTTTTTCTTTAGATGAGTCTTGCGACAGGTAACCGGGAAGGAGACTTCCTATGCAATCAGTGCGTTTTCGCATTGAAAGAAGTGTGATAAAGTGGCTTCGCACCACTTTTTAGAAAGAAGAAAGAATTGAAATTCAACGAATTTAACTTATCTGCTGAATTATTAGCAGAAATCGAAAAAGCTGGCTTTGTAGAAGCAAGCCCCATCCAAGAACAAACCATTCCTTTGGCCCTTGAAGGAAAAGATGTCATTGGTCAAGCGCAAACAGGGACCGGTAAAACGGCTGCTTTTGGTCTTCCAACTTTGGAGAAGATTGATGTCGATAACACAGTAATCCAAGCCCTTGTTATTGCTCCGACGCGTGAGTTGGCGGTTCAAAGTCAGGAAGAACTCTTCCGCTTTGGACGCAGTAAGGGTGTCAAAGTTCGCTCTGTCTATGGTGGATCAAGCATTGAAAAGCAAATTAAAGCTTTGAAGTCAGGTGCTCACATCGTTGTGGGAACACCTGGACGTTTGCTAGATTTGATCAAGCGCAAGGCCTTGAAACTCGATCATATTGAAACCTTGATCCTGGATGAAGCAGATGAAATGCTCAATATGGGCTTCTTGGAAGATATCGAAGCCATCATTAGCCGTGTTCCGGAAACACGCCAAACCTTGCTCTTTTCAGCAACGATGCCAGAAGCCATCAAACGCATTGGTGTTCAGTTTATGAAAGAACCCGAACACGTTAAGATCGCAGCCAAAGAATTGACCACCGACTTGGTCGATCAATACTATATTCGTGTCAAAGAAGGCGAAAAGTTTGATACCATGACTCGATTGATGGATGTCGAGCAACCGGAGCTTGCCATTGTCTTTGGTCGGACTAAACGCCGGGTCGATGAATTGACGCGTGGCTTGAAGATCCGTGGTTTCCGAGCAGAAGGGATTCACGGAGATTTGGATCAAAACAAACGTCTCCGTGTCCTTCGTGACTTTAAAAATGGGAACTTGGACGTCTTGGTGGCAACGGACGTTGCGGCACGTGGTTTGGACATTTCAGGTGTGACCCATGTCTACAACTACGATATTCCACAAGATCCAGAAAGCTATGTTCACCGGATCGGACGGACAGGTCGTGCTGGGAAAACAGGGCAATCCATTACCTTTGTTTCGCCAAATGAAATGGGCTATTTGCAAATCATTGAGAACTTGACTAAAAAGCGGATGAAGGGAATGAAACCTGCAACAGCAGCAGAAGCCTTCCAAGCGAAAAAACAAGTAGCGCTGAAGAAAATTGAGCGAGATTTTGAAGATGAAAAAATCCGGACCAACTTTGAGAAGTTTGGTAAGGATGCTCGCAAATTGGCTGCAGAATTCACTCCTGAAGAATTGGCTATGTATATCTTGAGCTTGACCGTTCAAGATCCAGATAGTCTTCCAGAAGTTGAAATTGCGCGTGAAAAACCATTGCCATTTAAACCATCCGGTGGTGGCGTTGGTGGAAAAGGCAAAGGTGGCCGTGGAAATGGCCGTCGTGGAGACCAACGCCGTGATCGAAATCGCAGAGATGACCGTGAAGGTGGACGACGTGATTTCAAACGCAAGTCCAATAAAAACAGCCGGGACTTTGAAGGCAAAGGCAACAAACGTCCTCATCGTACGTCAAGTGAAAAGAAAAATGGATTTGTCATCCGCAATAAAGGGGATAAATAAGTCCTAAGAACGGTCTAGCAATAGGCCGTCTTTTTAATGAAAATCAAAAATACAAGGGTTAACTAGCTGTTAACCCTTGTATATTTATAAGGAGACCTAAATGATAACTGACTCTTTTAGAAAAAATGTATCATGATAAGGAGCATCCTAAAAAAGTCAGAAAACAGAAAGAACGGATTCCTAAAACGGAATGTTTCTGTTAACATATTAAGTTTACAATTATTTCTAAGCTTTGTCAAGGTTTTTTTCTTATATTTTTAAAAATTTTTAACGAAAAAGATAAAAATTGACAATCTTAGCTAAAAGGTTATAATGAATATAATAACTATATTAATCATAAAGAGGTGGCGTCCATGGTGATTGCATTAAAAAACGATGATCTAGAAGTACAATGTAAGACATTTGGAGGGGAATTGAGCTCCATTCGTAATAAAGAAGGCTTAGAATATCTCTGGCAAGGGGATCCGGAGTATTGGTCGGGACAAGCGCCTGTTTTGTTTCCAATTTGCGGAAGCGTTCGTAATGGCCAAGTACAGTATCATCTAAAAGATGGAGTGAAGACAGGTCAGCTGCCAAGACACGGTCTCATTAGGAAGAGAGAGTTTGAACTTAAAGAACAAACAGACCATCGTCTTGTCTTTGAAATCACCTCTAACGAAGAGAGCCTGCAAAATTATCCCTACCATTTTCGAGTTGAAATCGTTTATGAACTACAAGGGAAAGAAATCACCATCACCTATCGTGTACAAAATCTAGAGTCTGATCAAGTCATGCCTTATTTCATTGGAGGGCATCCAGCTTTTCATTGTCCCCTTTTAGCAGATGAAGACTATGAAGACTACGAGTTGATTTTTGAAAAAGAAGAAACCTGCAGCGTCCCTCTCTTGTTCACAGAAACTGGATTGGTCGATCGCCTGCAGCGGACGCCATTTTTCGATCATAAGCGTAGCCTACCTTTGCGACATGAACTATTTGAAAAAGATGCCATTATTTTAGATCAGTTAACCTCTAAATCTGTGAAGCTTATCTCGAAAAAATCAGGTAAAGGTTTGGAATTTGATTTTGCAGATTTTGAAAATCTGGTCCTTTGGTCTACCAATAACAAGGGCCCCTTCATTGCCTTAGAGCCTTGGACAGGTATTTCCACATCTGCAGAAGAGGGCGATTTCTTCGAAGACAAAAAAGGTGTGATCCAGTTGGACCCTCAAGAGACACGGAGTCATCAGTACCGTATCACCATTTTGTAAATGAAAAACCGTTGGACTATGGAGTCCGACGGTTCTTTTTGATATAGTTTAGTTTTGCCTGGCGCGATTTCTTTTTAAAGAGAGCTTCGGCAGACATCGCAGAGGGTTTATCTGGATAGGATTCTTTGTAAAGAAGTTTAACGGCGAGGCGAGCCCGTGTGTATTTGGCCCCTTTTCCAGCATTGTGAGTCTTCAGGCGTTTTTCGACATCCGTGGTATAGCCAGTGTAGAGAGAGCCATCCGCACACTCTAAAACATACATGTAAGCCTTAGTTTCCATAGTAGATCTCATGAATCTCGTCTGTATAGCTGCCATCTTCATTGTGAATAAAGAGAGGAGGAAGAATTTTTAAACCATCCAGTGAGCCATCCTTGATCGCCTCAATCAATAACATATTCGCCTCTTTAGTCACTTTGGGGTAGACAAACTGGATCCGCTTAGGTGCAAGATTGTATCGTTTCATGGTTTCGATGATATCTAAAAAGCGATCTGGACGATGGACCATTGCTAAGCGACCATTTGATTTGAGAACCCGCTGGGCCACATGGCAAATCTCATCTAAGTTGGTGGTAATTTCATGTCGAGCTAAGAGGTAGTGTTCACTCTCATTGAGATTGGAATGCTCATCCACCTTGAAATAAGGAGGATTGCAGAGGATGATATCCACCTTACTCCCCTTGATATGTTGAGGCAAATGCTTGAGATCATCGGTGATCATGGACATTTGCTGGTTCAAGCCATTGAGAGCAATGGAGCGGGTTGCCATATCCGCTAGACGTTCCTGTATTTCGACACCAATGATCTGGGCCTCTGTACGAGTACTCGCAAAAAGTCCCACGGCCCCATTTCCAGCGCAGAGATCTACGATCAAGCCCCGCTTGGGCAATTTTGGAAAGCGCGAGAGGAGGACGCTATCCACGGAATAACTAAAGACTTCCCGATTTTGTATAATTTTCACATCACTTGAAAAAAGTTGATTGACGCGCTCGCCGTCTTTTAATTCGATATCTGTCATGGCTCTATTATAGCATGAAAAGAAGCTTGGGAAAAGATCGATAGAACATAAAAAGAGGCTGGAACAAAAGTCCTAGCCTCTCAATTATTTTTGGATTGTCGATCAAGACGCAGTGGTTGAGTGGGCTCTACTACGCTGATTTCATCAGCTTTTACAGCCCTACTCAACTGTGCGGAGGTGGGACGACGAAATCGAATTCTAACGAATTACCGATTTCTGTCCCACTCTCTTTTTTTAATCAAATTCATATTTTTGGAGAATCGTAGTGAGGATAAAGATTCCTGTAAAGATAGCCATCAATGCCAGATAAACTGGGAAAGTAGTGGCTGTAAGGAGGGAAATCTCGATCAAGTTTTTTAACACGACCGCAGATGTGTAGAATCCTACTACAGAGAAGAGGATGAGGAGAGCCCGCCAGATATTTAGCGGCAGGCAAGCACGGATAACGGATAGGAAACCGATGGAGCCAAGTAAGTAGTAGGATACAGTAGACATATCGGCTGCAGACCAACCATGGCTTGCTCCCCAAAGGTGAATAAACAAGACACTAAAGACGACCATCAAGGCGCTTGGTAAGGCTAACAGAAGGGAACGTCTCAAGAAGTGTTTTTCAACCGGTTTGATATTGCGTTCAAAGGTCAACACAAATGGTGGGAATCCTTCGACGAATTGGTCGATCAGGGTGATTTGAATAGGAATGAAAGGGAAAATCAGCAAATAGTTGACGTTAAAGAAGAGAGCACTGGCAATACAGATGATAGCCAAGAGGAAGGAATAGATCGTTTTGATAAAGAAGATTGGAGCGATTCGTCCAATGTTATTCACCACACGACGGCCTTCAAAAAGAATTTCTGGAACGTCATTAAAGTCAGAGTTTAAAAGAACAATATTGGCAATTTGACGAGTTGCGGGATCTCCCTCAGCCATCACGATGGAGCAGTCTGC
Above is a window of Streptococcus sp. LPB0220 DNA encoding:
- a CDS encoding aldose 1-epimerase family protein; this encodes MVIALKNDDLEVQCKTFGGELSSIRNKEGLEYLWQGDPEYWSGQAPVLFPICGSVRNGQVQYHLKDGVKTGQLPRHGLIRKREFELKEQTDHRLVFEITSNEESLQNYPYHFRVEIVYELQGKEITITYRVQNLESDQVMPYFIGGHPAFHCPLLADEDYEDYELIFEKEETCSVPLLFTETGLVDRLQRTPFFDHKRSLPLRHELFEKDAIILDQLTSKSVKLISKKSGKGLEFDFADFENLVLWSTNNKGPFIALEPWTGISTSAEEGDFFEDKKGVIQLDPQETRSHQYRITIL
- a CDS encoding PH domain-containing protein, with the protein product MGLLSGLMGNASQKNVDKVERDLEDILVPGEQVTLAFSLIRDLIVFTEFRLILVDKQGVTGKKTSYKSLPYRSISRFSVETSGHFDLDAELKIWVSSAVEPSEVLQFKSDSSVIEIQQALASAVFK
- a CDS encoding peptide chain release factor 3; this translates as MNVQEEIKKRRTFAIISHPDAGKTTITEQLLYFGGEIREAGTVKGKKTGNFAKSDWMDIEKQRGISVTSSVMQFDYDGKRVNILDTPGHEDFSEDTYRTLMAVDAAVMVVDSAKGIEAQTKKLFEVVKHRGIPVFTFMNKLDRDGREPLDLLQELEEVLGIASYPMNWPIGMGKAFEGLYDLYNQRLELYKGDERFASLEDGDKLFANNPFYEQVKDDIELLQEAGNDFSEEAILAGELTPVFFGSALTNFGVQTFLETFLKFAPEPHGHKKTDGELVDPYDKDFSGFVFKIQANMDPRHRDRIAFVRIVSGEFERGMSVNLPRTGKGAKLSNVTQFMAESRENVSNAVAGDIIGVYDTGTYQVGDTLTVGKNKFEFEPLPTFTPEIFMKVSAKNVMKQKSFHKGIEQLVQEGAIQLYTNYQTGEYMLGAVGQLQFEVFKHRMENEYNAEVVMSPMGKKTVRWIKPEDLDERMSSSRNILAKDRFDQPVFLFENDFALRWFADKYPDVELEEKMG
- a CDS encoding magnesium transporter CorA family protein translates to MFIEKQLGQDRKWINIDSDMIAENSYLYKKYEIDKETIEYAMDKNERAHMDYNRENGTITFIYNVLDLEKDKEYYETIPMTFIVQDTRLVTISNQDNAYIIEQMVRYLESHGELSIYKLLFAGLEMISNAYYPIIDRLDKHKDELNRLLRKTTTTKNLYALSDLETGMVYLVAAAKQNRMLLEHIKAHAIYRRMNDVEKEQFDDAMIEARQLASMTELISNVLQQLSGSYNNILNNNLNDNLTTLTIFEALLAVLAVITGFFGMNIPLPMTKDPNAWIYVSVCSFILWLILAKVMRWIVKQR
- a CDS encoding GIY-YIG nuclease family protein, encoding METKAYMYVLECADGSLYTGYTTDVEKRLKTHNAGKGAKYTRARLAVKLLYKESYPDKPSAMSAEALFKKKSRQAKLNYIKKNRRTP
- a CDS encoding DEAD/DEAH box helicase: MKFNEFNLSAELLAEIEKAGFVEASPIQEQTIPLALEGKDVIGQAQTGTGKTAAFGLPTLEKIDVDNTVIQALVIAPTRELAVQSQEELFRFGRSKGVKVRSVYGGSSIEKQIKALKSGAHIVVGTPGRLLDLIKRKALKLDHIETLILDEADEMLNMGFLEDIEAIISRVPETRQTLLFSATMPEAIKRIGVQFMKEPEHVKIAAKELTTDLVDQYYIRVKEGEKFDTMTRLMDVEQPELAIVFGRTKRRVDELTRGLKIRGFRAEGIHGDLDQNKRLRVLRDFKNGNLDVLVATDVAARGLDISGVTHVYNYDIPQDPESYVHRIGRTGRAGKTGQSITFVSPNEMGYLQIIENLTKKRMKGMKPATAAEAFQAKKQVALKKIERDFEDEKIRTNFEKFGKDARKLAAEFTPEELAMYILSLTVQDPDSLPEVEIAREKPLPFKPSGGGVGGKGKGGRGNGRRGDQRRDRNRRDDREGGRRDFKRKSNKNSRDFEGKGNKRPHRTSSEKKNGFVIRNKGDK
- a CDS encoding tRNA1(Val) (adenine(37)-N6)-methyltransferase; protein product: MTDIELKDGERVNQLFSSDVKIIQNREVFSYSVDSVLLSRFPKLPKRGLIVDLCAGNGAVGLFASTRTEAQIIGVEIQERLADMATRSIALNGLNQQMSMITDDLKHLPQHIKGSKVDIILCNPPYFKVDEHSNLNESEHYLLARHEITTNLDEICHVAQRVLKSNGRLAMVHRPDRFLDIIETMKRYNLAPKRIQFVYPKVTKEANMLLIEAIKDGSLDGLKILPPLFIHNEDGSYTDEIHEIYYGN